One window from the genome of Danaus plexippus chromosome 3 unlocalized genomic scaffold, MEX_DaPlex mxdp_30, whole genome shotgun sequence encodes:
- the LOC116765964 gene encoding neuronal acetylcholine receptor subunit alpha-3-like, protein MCNGALFVFLLTLFLPKFLLAECPEHKIEMNDEERLFNALKCKFKDEYRPVKDYTIPVRVKLRFDLKYIHFDTTKDTISVHSWVVYNWKDEFLSWNASDYSGIKEMQVKSYDIWSPRMMLMNPDATYYNYDKIYTICILAYDGIVTCVPRTVYKATCQSQLINWPYDEQSCTIYLGSWMNKEEQVNLTFYENDPIILDDFQTAPGWKLLKVVHYRVPGEQQKIYNSNKSQPTLKLTFLLRREAAGLAILIIVPPTVLVLLMLSFLVMKVRDNSRLSLLSFILFNHFAVIITIGFVVPRLSLDTPFILFFIRDSMIMTLVSILETLLLMSLTRRILPAPIWITSVNRLVTRGIGKYLIFSELELCEDLQENLISEEGTTNTDLNPRFNLDWIKFANLINSFFVILSILFYIIIMCKYIPRY, encoded by the coding sequence ATGTGTAACGGTGCTCTGTTTGTGTTTTTGTTGACTCTTTTCTTACCAAAGTTTTTGTTGGCAGAATGTCCAGAACATAAAATAGAGATGAACGATGAAGAACGACTTTTCAACGCCCTAAAATGTAAATTCAAGGATGAATACAGACCTGTAAAGGATTACACAATCCCTGTTCGTGTTAAACTaagatttgatttaaaatatatacatttcgaCACTACTAAGGATACGATATCTGTACACAGCTGGGTTGTTTATAATTGGAAGGACGAATTTTTATCTTGGAACGCAAGTGATTACTCGGGTATAAAGGAAATGCAAGTTAAAAGTTATGACATTTGGTCACCTCGGATGATGCTCATGAACCCAGACGCCACTTACTACAAttacgataaaatttatacgatTTGTATATTGGCGTACGATGGTATAGTAACATGTGTACCGAGGACAGTATACAAAGCGACATGTCAGTCGCAACTTATAAACTGGCCATACGACGAACAAAGTTGtactatatatttaggttCTTGGATGAATAAAGAAGAACAAGTGAATTtgacattttatgaaaatgatcCAATAATATTGGATGATTTTCAAACCGCTCCAGGTTGGAAACTTCTAAAAGTGGTCCATTATCGTGTACCGGGTGAGcagcaaaaaatttataattcaaataaaagccAACCAACCTTAAAGTTAACGTTTTTATTACGTCGTGAAGCTGCTGGGTTAGCGATCCTTATAATTGTTCCACCTACAGTTTTAGTATTGCTAATGCTTTCATTCCTTGTTATGAAAGTTAGAGATAATAGTCGATTATCGTTGTTGAGcttcattttgtttaatcaTTTTGCTGTTATCATTACTATAGGTTTTGTTGTGCCTCGACTGAGTTTGGACACaccatttatattgttttttattcgtgATTCAATGATTATGACATTAGTAAGTATTTTGGAGACCTTATTGCTCATGTCCTTGACAAGAAGAATTCTACCAGCCCCTATTTGGATAACTTCTGTGAATCGTCTTGTTACTAGAGGAATaggaaagtatttaatatttagtgagCTAGAACTTTGTGAAGACCTACAAGAAAATCTGATTTCAGAAGAAGGTACTACAAATACAGATTTGAATCCGCGATTCAATTTGGACTGGATTAAGTTTGCCAATTTAATCAACAgtttctttgttatattatctatactattttatataattattatgtgcAAATATATTCCgcgttattaa
- the LOC116765975 gene encoding large ribosomal subunit protein uL2 encodes MGRVIRAQRKGAGSVFVSHTKKRKGAPKLRSLDYAERHGYIKGVVKDIIHDPGRGAPLAVVHFRDPYKFKTRKELFIAPEGLYTGQFVYCGKKATLEVGNVMPVGAMPEGTIVCNLEEKMGDRGRLARASGNFATVIGHNPDAKRTRVKLPSGAKKVLPSSNRGMVGIVAGGGRIDKPILKAGRAYHKYKVKRNCWPYVRGVSMNPVEHPHGGGNHQHIGKASTVKRGTSAGRKVGLIAARRTGRIRGGKTEAKKEA; translated from the exons ATGGGTCGTGTGATTCGGGCTCAGCGTAAAGGTGCCGGTTCAGTTTTCGTGTCACATACCAAGAAAAGGAAAGGAGCACCAAAGCTCCGATCTTTGGACTATGCTGAACGTCATGGCTACATAAAGGGAGTAGTTAAG GACATCATTCATGACCCCGGTAGAGGAGCCCCGTTAGCGGTTGTACACTTCCGTGACCCCTACAAGTTTAAGACGCGTAAAGAACTCTTCATCGCACCCGAGGGTCTTTATACTGGACAATTCGTTTACTGCGGCAAGAAAGCCACACTTGAAGTTG gaaatgTGATGCCCGTGGGAGCTATGCCTGAGGGTACCATTGTGTGCAACCTCGAAGAGAAGATGGGTGATCGAGGCCGGTTAGCACGTGCCTCTGGTAACTTTGCTACTGTTATTGGCCACAACCCTGATGCTAAACGCACAAGGGTGAAGCTTCCTTCTGGTGCAAAGAAAGTTCTGCCTTCTAGCAACAGAGGAATGGTTG gtATTGTTGCTGGCGGTGGACGTATTGACAAGCCCATCCTGAAGGCTGGTCGTGCATACCACAAGTACAAGGTGAAGCGTAACTGCTGGCCATATGTCCGTGGTGTGTCCATGAACCCAGTAGAGCATCCTCACGGAGGTGGTAACCATCAACACATTG GTAAGGCTTCGACTGTCAAGAGAGGTACATCCGCTGGTCGCAAGGTCGGTCTCATTGCTGCCCGCAGGACTGGAAGAATTCGTGGAGGCAAGACCGAGGCAAAGAAGGAGGCGTAA